In the Flagellimonas sp. HMM57 genome, one interval contains:
- a CDS encoding leucine-rich repeat domain-containing protein, whose protein sequence is MKTSHKYVKNLSILCLSLFILASCSKDDDNDNGTEIGKEPDKEVEKSDAKAITAFSFLAADNETLSEDIQASIDKEANTITATVPFVAEVKALKPTIELSEKATVDPKDEAVADFSEAVTYTVTAEDGSEMEYTVTVTITAPTEREVLVKLYNANPGNRLGWNLKNDDMSNWEGVTLENGKVTELRLSEKGLTILPKEIGSLSELVVLYVYGNGISEIPKEIGNLENLEILSIGKNFLSTVPNEIWNLRMLKELFITQTRISSIPPDIENLTNLERLVLSNNRISSIPREIGNLTKLWSFLVDRNRLDTIPKEICDLNLPSFSIGNAVCEE, encoded by the coding sequence ATGAAAACCTCACACAAATACGTAAAAAACTTGAGCATTTTATGTTTAAGTCTATTCATACTGGCATCTTGCAGCAAGGACGATGACAACGACAATGGTACCGAGATCGGCAAGGAACCCGACAAGGAAGTGGAAAAAAGTGATGCCAAGGCAATCACGGCCTTTAGCTTTTTGGCCGCTGATAACGAGACACTGTCCGAGGATATACAGGCATCCATAGATAAAGAGGCCAACACGATTACGGCAACCGTTCCTTTTGTAGCAGAAGTAAAGGCACTGAAACCTACCATTGAACTGTCCGAAAAGGCAACTGTGGACCCCAAGGATGAAGCAGTAGCTGATTTTAGCGAAGCGGTCACCTACACGGTAACGGCCGAGGATGGCAGCGAAATGGAATATACCGTTACGGTAACGATAACCGCTCCTACGGAGCGGGAGGTACTGGTTAAACTTTACAACGCTAACCCGGGCAACCGTTTGGGATGGAATTTAAAGAACGATGACATGTCCAACTGGGAAGGGGTTACCTTGGAGAATGGCAAGGTTACGGAACTAAGACTTTCAGAAAAGGGCCTGACCATTTTGCCCAAAGAAATTGGAAGCCTTTCAGAACTAGTGGTCTTATACGTATATGGCAATGGGATAAGCGAGATACCCAAGGAAATAGGGAATCTTGAAAATCTTGAAATATTGTCAATAGGGAAAAATTTTCTGAGTACGGTACCAAACGAAATATGGAATCTTAGAATGCTCAAAGAACTGTTTATAACTCAAACAAGAATCAGTAGCATTCCCCCTGATATTGAAAACTTAACAAATCTTGAACGCCTTGTCTTAAGTAACAACAGGATCAGTAGCATTCCCAGGGAAATAGGTAACCTTACCAAACTTTGGTCTTTTTTAGTAGACCGAAATCGCTTGGATACAATTCCTAAGGAGATATGTGACCTGAACCTCCCAAGTTTTAGTATTGGAAATGCAGTTTGTGAAGAATAA
- a CDS encoding leucine-rich repeat domain-containing protein has translation MNTYIKKTGILFLVLFVLASCSSDDNNDGGGETEEELSDAKTIISFVFLASDNEVLSQDFEGIIDEDNKTVEVTLPSETDVSALSPTIEISENATVSPTGADGIDFTKTVAYTITAEDGTSVTYNVTIMEMLSAKEVLTHIYEANPNNTLNWDLEDGDISSWEGITLSDSGISRLNIYNKGINTLPAVIGDLVTLDTLFIQEDELSSVPPEIGKLQNLKALYFDSKQLSELPAEIAELSNLKAFYLYAEEFTAFPEEITKLKNLEELWLRDSRVESLPTAIGDLTNLKVLNFANNSLTGLPSEIGQLQNLRELNLYDNGIQELPNELWSLGQLEDLDLGVNPLSNVPDGIANLKGSLQILNLFRTRLTSFPTGVTSLENLRELRMHSNSINEIPAEVENLSSIELLALSYNSFTTLPPEIGNLTTLVYLSVGDNNNLTSLPKEIGNLTNLEEFSVQLSNITTLPVEIGSLVNLKKLYLSFNKISELPSEMGKLTNLEKLYLGGNQITSIPKEICDLDIDDFQKDDEAICEE, from the coding sequence ATGAACACATATATCAAAAAAACAGGCATTTTGTTTCTGGTCCTTTTTGTACTGGCCTCCTGTAGCAGTGATGACAACAATGATGGCGGTGGTGAGACCGAAGAAGAACTGAGCGATGCCAAGACGATTATTTCCTTTGTTTTTTTGGCAAGCGATAATGAAGTGCTGTCGCAGGACTTTGAAGGTATCATCGATGAAGATAACAAGACGGTAGAAGTAACCCTTCCTTCAGAAACGGATGTGTCTGCCTTGAGCCCTACCATAGAGATTTCCGAAAATGCCACGGTAAGCCCAACAGGCGCGGATGGTATTGATTTTACGAAAACCGTTGCCTATACGATTACGGCTGAGGATGGCACTTCCGTAACATATAATGTCACAATAATGGAGATGTTGTCGGCAAAAGAAGTATTGACCCATATTTATGAGGCCAACCCGAACAACACGCTCAACTGGGATTTGGAAGATGGGGACATCTCCAGCTGGGAAGGGATCACCTTGTCGGATAGTGGGATTTCCAGACTAAATATATACAATAAGGGAATCAATACGCTTCCTGCCGTTATAGGGGACCTCGTAACATTGGATACATTGTTTATTCAGGAAGATGAATTAAGTTCAGTGCCTCCCGAAATAGGAAAACTCCAAAACCTTAAAGCGCTCTATTTTGACTCTAAGCAATTAAGCGAATTACCCGCCGAAATAGCAGAGCTGTCCAATTTGAAAGCGTTTTACCTATACGCAGAGGAATTCACTGCTTTTCCCGAAGAGATAACGAAACTAAAAAACCTAGAGGAACTTTGGTTAAGGGACAGTCGGGTAGAAAGCTTGCCAACTGCTATTGGGGATTTGACAAACCTAAAGGTGTTGAATTTTGCTAACAATTCATTGACCGGTCTTCCATCGGAAATAGGGCAACTGCAAAACCTTAGGGAGCTTAACCTTTACGACAATGGAATCCAAGAACTCCCGAACGAGCTTTGGAGTTTGGGCCAATTGGAAGACTTGGACTTGGGGGTGAATCCATTGTCCAATGTACCCGACGGGATAGCCAACTTAAAGGGAAGCCTACAAATCTTGAATTTGTTCAGAACCCGTTTAACCAGTTTCCCTACGGGAGTTACCAGTCTAGAAAACCTAAGGGAACTGAGAATGCACTCAAATAGTATAAATGAAATACCGGCCGAAGTGGAAAACCTAAGTTCCATAGAGCTACTTGCGCTTTCCTATAATTCATTTACCACACTTCCACCAGAGATAGGAAACTTGACAACGCTTGTTTATTTATCTGTAGGGGATAATAACAATCTCACCAGTTTGCCAAAGGAAATCGGGAATCTTACTAATCTTGAAGAGTTCAGTGTACAGTTAAGCAATATAACTACGCTTCCTGTAGAAATAGGAAGTCTGGTAAACCTTAAGAAACTGTATCTGAGTTTTAACAAAATCAGTGAGTTGCCTTCGGAGATGGGCAAGCTTACCAACCTAGAAAAACTCTATTTAGGCGGTAACCAGATAACCAGCATTCCCAAAGAAATCTGTGATTTGGATATTGATGACTTCCAAAAGGACGACGAGGCCATCTGCGAAGAGTAG
- a CDS encoding leucine-rich repeat domain-containing protein translates to MKHIELHIKKIGILFLSLFVLAACSKDDENDNNGGDTKKSEAKEITEFAFLMSDNESFSKDVPGTIDGNTKTIRARVPNAADLSSLTPTIKVSVGATIDPKDKVTVDFSEEVTYTVTAEDGSTAKYVVEIDRMLSERDALAAIYNANPENTLGWDLEKEPSDWSGVIMEGGKVVGLGLGLSNLLTLPISIGDLENLTELSVSGNTIASVPLEIGNLTNLKSLNLTNNGFTSIPAELGNLSNLEELYLSSNALKDIPVELGNLEKLEELFLPNNFLTNLPVELGNLINLKKLFVSNNPLSTIPGELGNLENLTELLLFDNTLTTLPDELGNLSKLEILRLSGNSLTSFPVALTNLENLQELSLRKNSLTSLPSEIENLTNLIELYLSDNSLASLPSEIGNLSNLKELWILGNPLTAIPKEICALDLDELRKDDTQVCEE, encoded by the coding sequence ATGAAACATATAGAATTACATATTAAAAAAATAGGCATTTTATTTTTGAGTCTTTTCGTACTAGCTGCTTGCAGCAAGGATGATGAGAACGACAATAACGGTGGCGACACGAAAAAAAGCGAAGCTAAGGAAATCACGGAATTTGCCTTTTTAATGTCTGATAACGAATCGTTTTCCAAGGATGTTCCAGGCACAATAGATGGCAATACCAAGACTATTAGGGCACGTGTTCCTAATGCGGCTGATCTTTCAAGTCTTACGCCCACGATCAAAGTATCTGTTGGGGCAACCATAGACCCAAAGGACAAAGTAACTGTAGACTTTAGCGAGGAAGTTACCTATACTGTAACGGCAGAGGATGGCAGTACAGCAAAATATGTTGTTGAAATCGACAGAATGCTATCGGAGCGGGATGCCTTGGCTGCAATTTACAATGCAAACCCAGAAAATACGTTGGGCTGGGATTTAGAAAAGGAACCTTCTGACTGGTCTGGGGTTATTATGGAAGGTGGCAAAGTGGTAGGTCTTGGATTGGGCCTGAGCAACTTGCTTACGCTACCTATTTCAATCGGTGACCTAGAGAACTTAACAGAACTGTCTGTTTCAGGAAATACGATAGCATCGGTTCCCTTGGAAATAGGCAACTTGACCAACCTTAAAAGCTTGAATTTGACGAATAATGGGTTCACATCCATTCCTGCAGAACTGGGCAACCTATCAAATCTAGAAGAGCTGTACTTAAGCAGCAATGCGCTCAAGGATATTCCTGTAGAACTGGGCAACTTGGAAAAGCTGGAAGAATTGTTTTTACCAAATAATTTCTTGACCAATCTCCCTGTTGAGCTTGGCAACTTGATAAATCTAAAGAAATTGTTTGTTAGCAATAACCCATTGTCGACCATCCCTGGCGAACTGGGCAACTTGGAGAACTTAACAGAACTGTTGTTGTTCGACAATACCTTAACGACCCTTCCTGACGAACTGGGCAACCTTTCAAAACTGGAGATTTTAAGATTAAGTGGAAATTCCTTGACCAGTTTTCCTGTTGCGCTGACCAACTTGGAAAATCTTCAAGAACTGTCCTTACGCAAAAATTCCTTGACATCTTTACCATCAGAAATAGAAAACCTCACCAATTTAATAGAATTGTATCTAAGTGATAATTCCTTGGCCTCGTTGCCTTCTGAAATCGGGAACCTGTCCAATCTAAAAGAACTATGGATTCTAGGTAATCCCTTGACCGCTATACCGAAAGAAATCTGTGCTCTGGATCTTGATGAGCTAAGGAAGGACGATACCCAAGTCTGCGAAGAATAA
- a CDS encoding leucine-rich repeat domain-containing protein has translation MKKLSLLFLSLFVLAACSKDDDNNNGTDGSSDTEITSFTFLATDHEGLSEDVKATIDKGNKTIKAELPSNVDIKTLKPTITVSEGASVSPKDKAETDFSEAVTYTVTAEDGSEAKYTVTVTLGKSSAKAIASFKFLASDNDALSEDIEADIDEEDKTITIVISSETDVTALKPTITISDKAEVDPVEKVATDFTNEVTYTVTAEDGSKAEYTAATALTEREALMAFGRANPNLGWSFDPSITRWSGVGVNDEGKVRSLSFPYTSRNIAAIPPEIKYLPNLESIFIVNASLSSVPKEIGELKNLKSLTIAQTNIDAIPTEIGNLKNLTELSISDNKITEIPSSIGNLTNLETLFFGGNLITNFTEEITQLKNLTILGFGSSDMETFPEGITQMTNLTSLNITESSIESLSDEIGNLVNLTRLDLRENKIKAIPASVGSLTNLEDLILHFNQIAELPREIGNLSKLEAFLIQGNPVTTIPKEICALNIEDFQKDANQVCEQ, from the coding sequence ATGAAAAAGTTAAGCCTATTATTTTTAAGCCTGTTCGTACTGGCCGCTTGCAGCAAGGACGATGACAACAACAATGGAACGGACGGAAGCAGTGACACAGAGATTACCTCGTTCACTTTTTTGGCAACCGACCATGAGGGTCTTTCCGAAGACGTAAAGGCCACGATAGACAAGGGAAATAAGACCATAAAGGCAGAGCTACCCTCGAATGTCGATATCAAGACGCTCAAACCGACCATAACGGTATCGGAAGGAGCGAGCGTTAGCCCAAAGGACAAAGCTGAGACAGACTTTAGCGAAGCGGTCACCTATACGGTCACCGCGGAGGACGGCAGCGAGGCGAAATATACGGTCACGGTGACCTTGGGGAAATCAAGTGCCAAGGCGATTGCCTCCTTCAAGTTTTTGGCGAGCGACAATGATGCCCTTTCAGAAGATATCGAAGCAGATATCGATGAAGAGGACAAGACCATCACAATCGTGATATCTTCCGAGACCGACGTAACGGCATTGAAGCCTACCATAACAATATCGGATAAGGCCGAGGTAGATCCAGTGGAAAAGGTTGCAACGGACTTTACAAACGAAGTGACCTATACCGTAACGGCCGAAGATGGTTCCAAGGCGGAATATACAGCTGCTACCGCACTGACGGAAAGAGAGGCCCTTATGGCATTTGGAAGGGCAAACCCTAATTTAGGGTGGAGTTTTGACCCCTCTATAACCAGGTGGTCAGGTGTTGGAGTCAATGATGAAGGAAAGGTACGATCGCTCAGTTTTCCTTATACTTCGAGAAATATAGCGGCCATTCCTCCAGAGATTAAATATCTCCCCAACTTGGAATCTATTTTTATAGTCAATGCATCTTTGAGCAGTGTGCCCAAAGAGATAGGGGAGTTGAAAAACCTAAAATCCTTAACGATTGCCCAAACTAATATCGATGCGATTCCAACCGAAATAGGAAACCTAAAAAACTTGACCGAGTTGAGTATTTCGGACAACAAAATAACGGAAATCCCGTCGAGCATTGGTAATCTTACCAATTTGGAAACACTCTTTTTTGGCGGAAACCTGATAACCAATTTCACGGAAGAGATTACACAATTAAAAAACCTCACCATATTAGGGTTTGGAAGTTCCGACATGGAGACTTTCCCTGAGGGGATAACCCAAATGACAAACCTGACCAGTTTGAATATCACTGAAAGCAGTATCGAGAGCTTATCAGACGAAATAGGCAATCTTGTCAATTTGACCCGATTGGACCTTAGGGAGAACAAGATAAAGGCAATACCGGCTTCCGTAGGTAGCCTTACCAATTTGGAAGACTTGATTTTGCATTTCAACCAAATTGCGGAGCTCCCCAGAGAGATAGGTAATTTATCGAAACTGGAGGCATTTCTTATTCAAGGTAACCCAGTCACCACAATCCCAAAGGAAATCTGTGCTTTGAACATCGAAGATTTCCAGAAAGATGCTAACCAAGTTTGTGAGCAGTAG
- a CDS encoding DUF5018 domain-containing protein, whose product MKRISILFLSLFVLAACSKDDDNDTGGDAKKSDANEITAFTFLASDNEALSQDVKATIDKGAKTVTAEVPVGTDVKALKPTIALSEKATVDPKDKTSRDFSEEVTYTVTAEDGSTNKYTITVIIGKSSAKAITGFKFLAADNDALSTDVEATIDEEEKTITAEAPVGTDVRGLVATITFSALASVTPENKTAVDFSDAVAYTVTASDGSAQKYTVTVNVEGSSAKAITSFTFLAADNDALSEDIDATIDEEGKTITAEVPSGTEISALRPTVEVSANATVSPGDKEVVDFSEAVEYVVTAADDSEQKYIITVTKALTDREILIALYNANRLNTTSWDIEEEDLSKWEGITVVNGRVTEISVVLKRISTIPESITGLTELEKLSLINNGIRTLPAGIGKLTKLKVLNLSLNQISELPQEMENLKGSLESFYFNNNRIGIYPNVISELTNLKILFLGANNLTELPPGIGNLSNLEQLDIDENSLNALPAAIGNLSNLKILKVPENELTTLPKEIGRLKKLEQLEIFWNNFSSFPEEMAGLESLDRLRIDRGDEELFSQAFIELIRRNEVNVFLLDN is encoded by the coding sequence ATGAAAAGAATCAGTATTTTATTTTTAAGCCTGTTCGTGCTCGCCGCTTGCAGCAAGGACGATGACAATGACACCGGTGGCGATGCGAAAAAGAGCGATGCCAATGAAATCACCGCCTTTACCTTTTTGGCGAGCGATAACGAAGCCTTATCGCAAGACGTAAAGGCCACCATCGACAAAGGTGCCAAGACGGTAACGGCAGAAGTTCCAGTGGGCACCGATGTAAAGGCGCTAAAGCCTACCATTGCATTGTCGGAAAAGGCCACAGTGGACCCAAAAGACAAAACGTCTAGGGACTTTAGCGAAGAAGTCACCTACACCGTTACGGCGGAGGATGGCAGTACAAACAAGTACACAATTACTGTAATTATAGGAAAATCCAGTGCCAAGGCTATCACTGGCTTCAAGTTTTTGGCAGCCGACAACGATGCGCTGTCCACGGATGTCGAGGCGACCATCGATGAGGAAGAAAAGACCATCACGGCAGAGGCTCCCGTAGGCACCGATGTAAGGGGGTTAGTCGCTACCATCACATTTTCGGCACTGGCCAGTGTTACCCCTGAAAACAAGACGGCTGTGGATTTTAGCGATGCCGTGGCGTATACGGTTACGGCTTCGGACGGCAGTGCGCAAAAGTATACGGTCACGGTCAATGTTGAAGGGTCCAGTGCCAAGGCTATAACCTCCTTTACATTTTTGGCAGCGGACAACGATGCGCTGTCGGAAGATATCGATGCGACTATAGATGAGGAAGGGAAGACCATCACGGCCGAGGTACCCTCGGGCACGGAGATAAGTGCATTGCGCCCTACGGTCGAGGTATCGGCCAATGCGACTGTAAGCCCAGGGGACAAGGAGGTTGTTGATTTTAGTGAGGCGGTGGAGTACGTGGTAACGGCCGCCGATGATAGTGAACAGAAGTATATAATCACCGTAACGAAGGCGCTAACGGACAGGGAAATCCTTATTGCCCTGTACAATGCAAACCGTTTGAACACCACAAGCTGGGACATTGAAGAGGAAGACCTCTCCAAATGGGAGGGGATAACGGTCGTTAACGGTAGGGTCACCGAGATAAGTGTTGTCTTGAAACGAATAAGCACTATTCCGGAATCGATTACCGGTCTTACCGAACTGGAAAAACTATCCCTTATTAATAATGGTATCCGTACACTTCCTGCAGGTATTGGAAAGTTGACCAAACTAAAGGTCTTGAATTTAAGCCTAAACCAGATTTCCGAATTGCCCCAGGAAATGGAAAATCTAAAGGGTAGTCTCGAGAGTTTTTATTTTAACAACAACCGAATAGGAATATATCCCAATGTAATATCTGAGCTCACGAATTTAAAGATATTGTTCTTGGGAGCGAACAACCTTACCGAGCTTCCCCCAGGGATAGGGAACCTATCCAATCTTGAACAGCTTGATATTGATGAAAACAGTTTGAACGCCCTTCCTGCAGCAATAGGGAATCTATCCAATCTTAAAATTTTGAAAGTTCCGGAAAATGAATTGACCACACTTCCTAAGGAAATAGGAAGGCTTAAGAAGCTTGAACAACTTGAGATTTTTTGGAATAATTTTTCAAGCTTTCCAGAGGAAATGGCAGGGTTGGAGAGCTTGGATAGGTTACGTATTGATCGTGGTGATGAAGAACTATTTTCGCAAGCTTTCATTGAACTTATAAGGCGAAACGAGGTAAATGTATTTCTATTGGATAATTAA
- a CDS encoding leucine-rich repeat domain-containing protein, whose translation MKRISILFISLFVLASCSKDDDNNGTDRETEKSDAKEITSFKFLASDNDGLSEDVTATIDKDAKTITATVPFGVNVKVLKPTITISEKAIVNPKEKVVTDFTDSVIYKVTAEDDSEVSYTVSLSNDSPTERQILVKLYNANPDNTLSWDIEEDDISNWQGVYVENGVVTGLSFEESGLVVLPNEIGNLINLTYLYLSNNLITNLPSEIGKLTNLETLDLERNSLESIPSELGNLVKLNTLYLGYNSLISIPETIGSLSNLEDFGLQSNSMTSVPPVIGSMTNLRALSLSGLDLKSLPNEIGNLVNLEILNLEFNAMTSVPPVLSKLTKLFRLNLRSNALTDLTGIGSLTANLRELYLYDNPLTSLPAEIGNLSNLRLLYLHLCSLTSLPAELGNLTSLQDLWLRDNPLTSLPSAIGNLSNLRRLYLHNASLTSLPVELGNLANLQELRLYNNSLVSIPKELSNLTNLQTLSLYNNSLTSIPVELSNLQNLKILALQNNSLTSIPKEICDMDLETFIKDDSAICE comes from the coding sequence ATGAAAAGAATCAGCATACTATTTATAAGCCTGTTCGTACTGGCCTCATGTAGCAAGGACGACGATAACAATGGAACCGATAGAGAAACAGAAAAAAGTGATGCCAAGGAGATCACTTCTTTCAAATTTTTGGCGAGCGACAACGATGGATTATCGGAGGATGTTACCGCTACCATAGACAAAGATGCCAAAACGATTACGGCCACCGTTCCATTTGGTGTGAATGTAAAAGTATTAAAACCGACGATTACAATATCAGAAAAAGCGATAGTAAATCCAAAGGAAAAGGTGGTCACAGATTTTACCGATTCTGTAATATACAAGGTTACGGCCGAGGATGATAGCGAGGTTAGCTATACGGTCTCATTATCTAATGATTCCCCTACGGAAAGACAGATACTTGTTAAACTGTACAATGCCAATCCGGACAATACCCTGAGCTGGGATATAGAGGAGGATGACATTTCTAATTGGCAGGGTGTTTATGTTGAAAATGGGGTAGTAACAGGACTAAGTTTTGAAGAGAGTGGCTTGGTAGTTTTACCCAATGAAATAGGTAACCTTATTAACCTTACATATCTGTATTTATCAAATAATCTGATAACAAACTTACCGTCAGAAATTGGAAAACTAACAAATTTAGAAACCCTTGATCTAGAACGAAATTCGTTAGAGAGCATTCCTTCAGAATTGGGAAATCTGGTAAAACTCAATACACTTTATTTGGGTTACAATTCCCTCATAAGTATTCCAGAAACGATAGGTAGCCTTTCCAACCTTGAAGACTTTGGTCTACAAAGTAATTCGATGACCAGTGTTCCTCCGGTAATAGGCAGTATGACCAATCTTAGAGCTCTTTCATTGTCTGGTCTTGACTTAAAAAGCTTACCAAATGAAATTGGGAATCTTGTTAACCTGGAAATACTTAATTTGGAATTCAATGCTATGACCAGCGTTCCTCCAGTTTTAAGTAAGCTCACCAAGCTCTTCCGACTTAATTTGAGAAGCAACGCCCTAACGGATTTAACAGGAATAGGTAGCCTTACCGCCAATCTTAGAGAGCTTTACTTATATGATAACCCGTTAACCAGTCTACCAGCAGAGATTGGGAATTTATCAAACCTTCGACTGCTTTATTTGCACTTGTGTTCCCTAACCAGTCTACCAGCAGAACTTGGAAACCTAACAAGCCTTCAAGACCTTTGGTTGCGTGATAATCCCTTGACAAGTCTCCCATCTGCAATAGGGAATCTCTCAAATCTTCGTAGGCTTTATTTACACAATGCTTCTTTGACAAGTCTGCCAGTAGAACTCGGTAACCTTGCAAACCTTCAAGAACTTAGGTTGTACAATAATTCGTTGGTCAGTATTCCAAAGGAATTGTCCAATCTAACAAACCTTCAGACATTGTCTTTGTACAATAATTCGCTAACAAGTATACCTGTCGAACTGTCCAATCTTCAAAACCTTAAGATTTTGGCCCTGCAAAACAATTCTTTAACGAGTATCCCTAAGGAGATTTGCGATATGGATTTAGAGACTTTCATAAAAGACGATTCTGCTATTTGCGAATAA
- a CDS encoding SDR family oxidoreductase gives MDLTGKVAYITGGTKGIGYGVAQMLLKQGMKVAISGRNQKGVEEAVQSLTDKDNVLGVCSDVSKLQDEVNAIKKVIERWGKLDVVLANAGVGHFSAIDEMKESEWHQMINTNLNGVFHTLKASVEALKLSEGYYVTLASLAGTNFFAQGAGYNATKFGVVGFTQAAMLDLRKYNIKVTTIMPGSVASEFNGNEPSEKDAWKIQAEDIGKLVVDLLMMHPRTLPSKIEVRPTRPDLKS, from the coding sequence ATGGACCTAACAGGTAAAGTAGCTTATATAACTGGAGGAACTAAAGGAATAGGATATGGTGTGGCACAAATGCTATTGAAGCAAGGAATGAAAGTGGCCATAAGCGGAAGAAACCAAAAAGGTGTGGAAGAAGCTGTGCAAAGTTTGACGGACAAGGACAACGTTTTGGGGGTTTGTTCGGATGTTTCTAAACTCCAGGATGAGGTCAATGCCATTAAAAAGGTCATTGAAAGATGGGGGAAGTTGGATGTGGTGCTGGCCAATGCGGGAGTCGGTCATTTTTCCGCTATTGATGAAATGAAAGAGAGCGAATGGCACCAAATGATAAATACAAACCTCAACGGTGTTTTCCATACGTTAAAAGCCTCTGTTGAAGCTTTAAAACTATCTGAAGGGTATTATGTGACCTTGGCTAGTTTAGCAGGAACCAACTTTTTTGCACAAGGTGCTGGCTACAATGCGACTAAATTTGGTGTGGTTGGCTTTACCCAAGCAGCTATGTTGGACTTGCGGAAATACAACATTAAGGTAACAACGATTATGCCCGGGTCCGTAGCTTCTGAGTTTAATGGTAACGAACCTTCTGAAAAGGATGCTTGGAAAATACAGGCAGAGGATATTGGTAAATTGGTCGTGGATTTATTGATGATGCATCCGCGAACATTGCCTAGCAAAATAGAGGTTAGACCAACAAGACCTGATTTGAAGTCATAA